Genomic window (Streptomyces sp. LX-29):
GTGCTGTCACATCACCGGGGAGGCGGTTCACCGTGGCCGAAACCGAGTTCAACGCCCGTGGGGTGCGGATCGAGAAGTCCCTGCGCTCCGTCACGCGGGCCGGACAGGTGCTGATCAAGAACGGTCGACTGGAGCTGCTCACCAGTGACAGCCGGGAGATCGACAGCGCTCCGGTGCAGTCCGTCCAGGCCAGCCGGCCGTGGTTCGCCGGTGACGACCAGGCACTCGCGACGGTGAACGGCACCCGATACCGCCTCACGCTGGGCGAGAACCAGCCCGAGCCGTCGGCCAAGGCCACGGCCGGCCGCGGCGCCGCCACCCGCTTCCTCGACGCCATCCGCAGCGCGCGCGGGCGCGTCGCACAGGACTGAGCCTGGACCTCGCCGCCGGGGCGTGCCGCCGCGGCAGCGCGCGGCGTCCCCACCCGGCGTAACGGAGCGAGGCGCAGGCGCACACCGACACAGGCAGGGAACAGGCACAAACACGCCTCGGGCGCATCAGAAGTGACCCGAGTTGCGCATGCGAGCGGGTGGGTTGACCCTGGACGCGTATCAGTATCACTGAGGGTTAACCGGCGGTGACGCTGAGAACCGGCCCCCTCCGGTCGTGCGCGGCGGCCAGCATTGCCGCACACGTTCGTCGCCCGCATCTGAATCAGGCTAGCCCTAACTCTTCTCAGGGAGTCGCAGCCGTGATCAGTCGTCCAAGCAGGCACTGCACGGTGGAGCTCCAGGCTCTGCCGGCGCGGATCGGACAGGTCCGCAGAATCGTATCGGCGCAGCTGCGCTACTGGCATCTCGACGAGCTCATCGACCCCGCGGCGCTCGGCGTCACCGAGTTGCTGACCAACGTCCACCGGCACGCGGAGCCCGACAAGGAGTGCACGGTGGAGATCGTCCTCATGCTGGACCGACTCACCGTCTCGGTGCGCGACCGCGATCCGCGACTGCCCAGCCTCGGCGACGCCGACCCGGTCAGCACGCACGGCCGCGGACTCGCCCTGGTGGAGGCGGTCAGCGAGAGCTGGGGCATGCACGCGCGGGACGACGGCAGCGGCAAGGTGGTGTGGTTCACGCTCGCCGTGCCGCAGACCACCGCCCCCGCCAGGTCGCCGTTCGCTACGCACGGCACCGGGCGTGCGGCCCCGCCCGACCGCCGGGACCCGGTGCGCCCGCCGGCCACCCCGGTGAACATCCGCGAACGCGCGAAGTCCGGTGTGGCCGGCTGACCACCACGAGGCCGTACGGGCATGGTGGTGGCGCCCCGTGGGCCGCGCCCCCGTGCCCGAACGGCTCGTGCGCCCTCGTAGGGCGGCCGTCGCGCCCTCGTAAGGCGGCCGTCGCCACCTACAGAAGCCGTCGCTCGTCCAGAGCGGCCGTCGCCTTCCTGGAGCGGCGTCACCCATACAGAGCGGCCACCGCATTCCTGCAACGGCCGTCGCTCGCCTGGAACGGCCGTCGCCTTCCTCCCTCTCCGCCGTCCGTCGCTCGCCTGGACCGCCTGTTGCGCGCACGCTCTTCGGGAGAGTGGGCCCGCGCGGCGCGCGGTGTCGTCGCCTCGGTCCCGGCGCCTCGGTTCCGGTGCCCCGGTCCGTTCCCGCTGGTCGTTCACTCCGCGGCCACCGCGCGGAGCAGGTCGCGTCGAGCCGCGCGCCGCGCGGGGCGCAGCCCGGCCAGCACTCCGGCGGCGACCCCCACCAGCGCGACCACGGCGAGCGGGACGGCCGGCAGGGTGAAGGCGCCGGCGCGCTCGCTGTCGGAGGCACGGACCAGCGCCCAGCCGAGGAAGCCGCCGAGGGCGAGGCCGCCGACGGTGCCGAAGGCGGCGACCAGCACCGACTCCCAGCGGACCATGGCACGCAGTTGGGAGCGGGTCTGGCCGACCGCGCGCAGCAGGCCGAGCTCCCGGGTGCGTTCGTGGACCGCGAGCCCGAGGGTGTTGGCGATGCCGAGGACCGCGATCAGCACGGCCAGGGCCAGTAGCGCGTAGACGAGGCTGAGCATCATGTCGATGCCGCCGGCCGAGGAGGCGGCGTACTCCTCCCGCGTCCGCACCTCCGGACTCCCGTACGCGGCGGCGGCCCGGGAGACGGCGGCCTTGCCGTCGGCCGCGGAGACGCCGTCCTCAAAGGCCACGGCGACGAGCGTGTCGGCCTCCTGGCCGCGGTGCGGCGCCCAGGCCGCGCGGCCGAGGACGTAGTCGCCGGCGAGGCCGTCCTCGGCGTACACGGCCTGGACCGTGAAGGGCCGGGTGACGCCGTCGGCGAAGGTGAGCCGGGCGGTGGAACCGACGCGCCAGCCGCGCCGGTCCGCCTCGTCGGCGGAGACAGCGAGGCCGCCGGTGCCGAGCGTGCGGAGCGAGCCCTCCACCCGGCCCAGGTCGAGGACCGCGGCCAGGGCGGCGGGGTCGGTGACGGTCAGGCTCCGCCCTCCCCCGTCCACCTTCGCCACGCCCCGCCCGAGGCCGAGCGCGGTCTCCACCTCCGGCAGCGCGCCCAGCGCCGGGGCCAGTCGGGGGCTGAGCCCGCTGCCGCCCGCCCCGAACCCCGGCGCGCTGACGGCGACATCGCCCGCGAAGCCGCGCGCAACCGTCTGGTTCAGGGTGGTCTTCACCGAGGCGGCGAAGACGGTGAACAGGGAGACGACGGCGACGCCGACCATCAACGCGGCGGCGGTGGCCGCGGTCCGCCGGGGGCTGCGCAGCGCGTTGCGCCGCGCCAGTCGGCCGGTGACCCCGCGCAGCCGGACGAGTGGGGCGCTCATGACACGCACCGCGGCCCCGGCGAGGACCGGACCGAGCACGAGGAGCGCCGCGAGGGTGAGCAGCGCGCCGGCCGCGGTCAGGGTCAGGGAGGGAGCGCCGGCCGCTCCGGTGGCGGTGAGCGCGACGCCGGCCACCGCCAGCCCCGCCCCGACCGCGGTGCGGCGGCGGGGCACACCCGTGGGCGGGGCGGCGGTCTCCCGCAACGCGGCCAGCGGCGCGGTGCGACCGGCCCGCACGGCGGGCAGCAGCGCGGAGGCCACACAGACCGTCAGGCCGACGGCGCACGGCAGCAGCAGCGAGCCCGCCGTGATCACCAGGTCCCCGCCGGGGAAGGGGAAGCCGAGCGCGGGGAGGAGCGCCCGGAACCCGGCCGCCAGGCCGATGCCGCCGGCCAGCCCGGCCAGCGAGGCGACGACCGCGACGGCCGCGGCCTCGGCGAGGGTGGCGCCTACCACCTGGCTCCGGGCAGCACCCAGGGCGCGCAGCAGGGCGTTCTCCCGCGTGCGCTGGGCGACGACGATCGCGAGCGTGTTGTGGATGGTGAAGACCGCGACCAGCAGCGCGATCCCGGCGAAGACCAGCAGGAAGGAGGTGAACAGGGTCAGGAAGGCGCCGGAGACCAGATCGAGGCTCTCCTCGGCGGACTCCTGCCCGGTGACCGCCTCGATGCCGTGGGGCAGCACGGGCGTCAGGGCGGCGACGAGCTCCCGCTGGCCGACCCCGGGGTCCGCGCGCACCAGGATGTCCGCGGCCCGCCCGGGCCGCGCGCTGAGGTACTTCTCCGCGTCCGCGCGGGTCAGCCCGGTGAAGGTGGTCTTCCCCATGCCGTCCTCGCCGCCGAAGCTGGCCAGGCCGACGATGCGCACGGTGACCGGGTCGGGGGTGCGCAGCACCGCCGTGTCGCCTACGCGCAGCCCGCCCTCCTTCGCCGCGCCGCGGTTGACGACCGCCTCGCCGCTCACGCGGGGCGCGCGCCCCTCGGCCAGCCGGTACGGGTTGAGGCGGGGGTCGTCGATCCAGTTGCCGGCGAGGGTGGGCGGCCCCTGACCGCCGACGGGCTCGCCGTCACGGCCGACGAGCTGCCCCGCGCCCCGGATGTCGGGTTCCGCCGCCGCCACGCCGGGCACCCGAGCCACCGTGCGCGCGAGCTCCGTCGGCACCGGCTCGCGGGTGCCCTGTGTCTGACCGGAGACGGTGATCACGTCCCTGCTGCGCACCACCGCGTCCGTACCGCCGGTCGCCTCGCCGAACATGGTGTCGAAGCCGGCCCGCAGCGTGTCGCCCATGACGAGGGTGGCGCCGAGGAAGGCCACACCCAGCACGACGGCGAGGAAGGTGCCCGCGAAGCGGCGCTTGTGGGCGCGCAGCGAGGCGCGGCTGAGCCGCAGCGCGGCCCGGGGCCCGGTCATGGCGTCACCTCCGCGCGGGAGTCACCGGGCGTATGGGAATCGCCGCCGGGCGTACGGGAGTCGTCGCCGGACGCGCGGGAATCGCCGGGGGTACGGGAGCCGTCGCCGGACGCTCGGGAATCGCCGGGCGTACGGGAGCCGTCGCCGGGCGCGTCGGAGGTACCGGACACCGCGCGGGACGCGTCAGACCCACGCGAGACCGCGCGGAACCTGCCCGACCGGGGCGTGCGGGACTCCGCGCGGGACGTGTCGGACCGGGGCGTGCGGGACTCCGCGCGGGAGGCCGTGTCGACGGCCTTCAGGCGGTCCAGTACGCGGTCGGCGGTGGGGTCGGCCATCCGGTCGACGAGCCGGCCGTCCGCGAGGAAGACCACCTCGTCGGCGTGCGCGGCGGCCACCGGGTCATGGGTGACCATGACCACGGTCCGGCCCATGGTGCGCACCGCGCGGCCCAGCAGTCCGAGCACCTCCTCACCGGATCGGGAGTCCAGGTTTCCGGTCGGCTCGTCGGCGAACACCACGTCGGGTCGGCCGGCCAGGGCTCGGGCGACGGCGACGCGTTGCTGCTGGCCGCCGGAGAGCTCGGCGGGGCGGTGGCGCAGCCGGTCGCGCAGCCCGACGACGTCGACGAGCGTCTCGGTCCACTCCCGGTCCTCGGCGCTCGGTCGGGCGCCGGCGAGATCGCGCGGGAGGCTGATGTTCTCGGCAACGGTGAGGGTGGGCACGAGGTTGAACGCCTGGAAGACGAAGCCGACGCGGTCGCGCCGCAGCAGCGTCAGGCGGCGGTCGCCGAGGCCGCCCAGTTCGGTGCCGGCGATGTACGCCCGTCCCGAGGTCAGCGTGTCGAGGCCGGCGGCGCAGTGCATCAGCGTCGACTTCCCCGAGCCCGAGGGGCCCATGATGGCGGTGAACCGTCCGGTCGGGAAGTCGAGGGTGACGCCGTCCAGGGCGCGGACCTCGGTGTCGCCGGCGCCGTACACCTTGACGGCGTCGACGACCCGCGCGGCGGGGTGCCCGCTCATGCCGCGGCCCCCTTGCCGCCGCCGTGTCGGCCGAACCGCTCGTCCAGGACGGACAGTCGGCGCCGGTACTCGTCCTCGTCGATCTCCCCGGCCGCGAAGCGGCGACCCAGGAGGGCGATCGGCGAGGGCTCGCCGTGCGCCTCCGCCCGCTCCTTCGGCGAGGGGCCGCGGCCGCGCCAGACGGTGCCCCGCAGCAGGGCGATGCCGCCGACCACGACCAGCGCCCAGACCAGGGGAACGAGCAGGATCCAGGGGCCGGGCCCGCCGCCGTCGGCGAAGGCGTGCGCCAGGGGGTCCATGTCGGTTCAGCTCCTCGGTGCGATGTCCTGTCGTCGGCACCTGTCGTGCGTCGGTGCGCGTCGACCTGCCGTCGCCTTCGAGCCTCCGCCGACGATGTGCTCCGGGTCGTCGTACGACCGGCGGCACTCGGCGTACCCCCGCAGGAGTAGGCACGCGGGAGTAGGCACGCGGGCGGCCGTGTACGCGGCCCTCTTCGGGCTCGCGTCCCGGACCTGTCGCGGCCCGTTCCGGAGCCGTTCCGGGCCCGGCTCCGGCGCGCGCTCGCCGGGGGCCCGGGCCCACGCCTGGCCGCTGTACCAACTAGTATGTACAGTGATCACATGAGCACAACGGAACGCCTGATCGAGAGCACCCAGGAGCTCCTGTGGGAGCGGGGATACGTCGGCACCAGCCCCAAGGCGATCCAGCAACGGGCGGGCGCGGGCCAGGGCAGCATGTACCACCACTTCCGTGGCAAGCCCGACCTCGCGCTGACCGCGATCCGCCGCACCGCCGAGCAGTTGCGGGCCGCCGCCGAGGCGTCGTTCTCCGCGCCGGGCGCCGGGGCGTACGAGCGCGTCCGCGGCTATCTGCTGCGCGAGCGCGACGTGCTGCGCGGCTGCCCGGTGGGCCGGCTGACGATGGATCCCGACGTCATCGCCGACCCGGAGCTGCGACGGCCGGTCGAGGAGACCCTGGACTGGCTGCGCGGGCGGCTGGCGGAGATCGTCGCGGAGGGGCAGCGCCAGGGCGAGTTCGTCGCGGACCTCGACCCCGCGCGGATCGCCGCCACGGTCGTGGCCACCGTGCAGGGCGGCTATGTGCTCGCCCGCGCGGCCGGCACCACGACCCACTTCGACCTGGCGGTACGGGGGTTGCTGGACCTGCTCGCGGCCGCCCGTACCCCGGCGGCCTGACCCCCGGACGACCCCACTCGAGGAGGACCCCATGGAGATCACCAGGAATCGCCCCGACACCCGACCCGGGCCGCCGGAGCGCTTCACCGGCACGGTGTGGCTGGACGAGCTCGCGGCGCCGCCGGCCCCGTCCCGACTGCGCCTCTTCAGCGTCCACTTCGCCCCGGGCGCCCGCACCTTCTGGCACCGGCATCCGCACGGTCAGGTGCTGCACGTGACCGAGGGCGTCGGACTCGTCCAGCGCGCCGGTGGGCCCTTGGAGGAGATCCGGGCCGGCGACACCGTGTGGATCGCGCCCGGCGAGGAGCACTGGCACGGGGCCGGCCCCCGCACCTTCATGACCCACCTGGCCGTCGTCGAGGCCGCCGCCGACGGCACCACCACCGAGTGGGTCGCCCCGGTCGGCGAGGACGTGTACCCGGCCTGACCCGCCCCCGAACGAGAGACACTCCATGCACGCGATGCAGTACCGCATCACCCTGCCCGCCGACTACGACATGACGATCATTCGCCGTCGGGTGCGGACGAAGGGCCATCTGCTCGACGACTTCCCCGGACTCGGCCTGAAGGCGTACGGAATCCGCGAGCGCGGGGTCGACGGCTCGCCGGTGAACGCCTACGCGCCGTTCTACCTGTGGACCAGCACCGAGGCCATGAACGGCTTTCTCTGGGGCCCCGGATTCCGCGGGCTCAGCCATGACTTCGGCCGCCCGACCGTCGAGAACTGGCTGGGGCTCGGCTTCGCGCGCGGCCCGGCCACGGCCGCCGCGCCGGGCTTCTTCAGCCGCCGCGCGGAGCCGGTCCCGGCCGGCACCGACCCGGACGCCGCCGTCGAGCGCGCCCTGGAGGAGCTGGAGCACCGGGCGGCCGCGGACGGAGTGCACTGCGCCGCCGTCGGCATCGACCCGCACCGCTGGGAACTGCTCCACTTCACCCTCTGGGCGGACGCCGCTCCCACCGCGGACGGGGAGCTCTACCAGGTGCTGCACCTGTCCGCCCCGCACCTGGACGAGCTCCCGCGAGGGCGGGGGTGGTGACGGCCGCGCGCCCCGCACCTCCCGCACCGAGCGTGCGCACGGTGCTGGGCGACGTCCCCGCCGCCGAGCTGGGCGTGTGCGACGCCCATGACCACCTCTTCCTGCGCAGCCCGCTGCTGCCCGGCCAGGAGCTCGACGACCCCGCGGCGGCCGCCGACGAACTGCGGGCCTTCGCCGCGGCGGGCGGCCGCGCGGTGGTGCAGTGGACCCCCTACGGCATGGGGCGCGGCGCCGGTCACCTCGCGGAGCTCTCCCGCGCGACCGGGGTCCGCATCGTCGCCGCCACCGGCCTGCACCAGGCGCGGCACTACGCCCCGGCGCTGCTCGACCGGGTACGGGACCGACTGGCCGAGCTCTTCCTGGCCGAACTGACGCTCGGGATCGGGCGCGTCGAGGGGATCGAAGGCTTCGAGCCCTCCACGGACCTGGAGGTCCCCGGCAGCGGCGGTGGGGCGGCGAGAAGGGCCACTCACGCGGGGCATGACGCGGAAACGCCGCCGCGAGTGGAGCGCGACCGGGTAACAGCGCCCCGCGCGGAGCGCGACACGGAAACGCCGCCCCGCGCGGAGCGCGTTTCGGAGACCTCCCCCCGCGCGGGGCTCATCAAGGTCGCCGGCGGGTTCCACGGCCTGGACGCCCATGCCCGCGCCACCATGGCCGCGGCCGCCGTCGCCCACCACCGCACCGGCGCCCCCATCGGCGTCCATCTGGAGCTGGGGACGGGCGCGTTGGACGTGCTCGACCTGCTCTGCGGCGAGCTGGGCGTGGCGCCGGACCGGGTGATCCTGGGCCACCTCAACCGTTCGCCCGACCTTCCCGTCCACCGCAAGGCCGCCGAACTGGGCGCCTACCTCGCCTTCGACGGCCCCTCCCACGCCCACCACGCCACGGACTGGCGCCTTTCCGACGCCCTGTCCGCCCTGGCCGACGCCGGACACGCCGACCGGCTGCTGCTCGGCGGCGACACCACCACGGCCGCGGCCCGCTTCGTCAACGGCGGCCCCGGCCTGCCGCACCTCCTCCGCGGCCTGCGCGCACGGCTCGAACTGAGCCTTCCGGCCGAGCTGGTGACCCGCGTGTTCACCGCCAACCCGGCCCGCGCCTTCGCCGTCGACTGGCCGGCCCCGGCTGGCTGAGAAGCGGCCGGGGACACGCGCCGATCGCACCCGTGCCCAGGCGGGTACGAGGCAGCCGCGCCGCGCGGGCACAGGGCAGCCGCGCCCGCGCGGGCCGGCGCACCCGCCCGGCCGGGACCCCGGGCCCACGGCCCTACGCGGTCGTCAACGCCCCCAGCGGATCGTCCAGCACCGGCTGCCAGGCCAGCTCGGCGGCGCCGACGAGGCTGTTGTAGTCGAGCGTGCAGGGCAGGATCGGCACGCCGCCGCTGCGCCCCCACAGGCTGCGCTCGGCGACGACCGCGCGGAGCCGTTCCGGGTCGGCCTCCAGCAACTCGCGGTGGAGGCCGCCGAGGATGATGCGGTCCGGGTTGAGGATGTTCACCAGTCCGGCGAGGCCGAGGCCGAGCCGGTCGATCAGCTGGTGGGTGGCGGCCCGTACCCGCGGGTCCCGGGGCACGGAGCCGGCCCCGCCGTCCGGGGCGGCGGCCACGGCCGGCCCCACGGCGTCGCCCGACGTCACGTCAGAGGCGCCGCGCCCACCGGTGGCCGCGGCCGTGCCGGCGGCGTCGTCCGCGGCCGACTCCCCGGGGACGCCGGCGCCGACAGGCTCCCCGTACTCCGCGCGGAGCAGCTCGCGGGCCTGCTGGAGCAGCGAGACCTCCGGCCCGGGCTCGCGCCCGGCCGCGGTGAGGAAGGCGAGCGGGTCCGCCTCGATGTCCAGGCAGCCTCGGCTGCCGCAGTGGCAGGGCGCGCCTTCGGGGTTGACGGTCAGATGGCCGACCTCCAGCGCCAGCCCGGCGCTGCCCGTGTGCAGCCGGCCGTCCAGGACCAGCGCACCGCCGACGCCCCGGTGACCGGTGGCCACGCACAGCAGGTGCTGGGCGCCGCGGCCGGCCCCGTGCCGGTGTTCGGCGAGCGCCGCCAGGTTGACGTCGTTGCCCGCGAACCCCTCGTGGGGAATGTCGGCCGCCGCCAGGCTGCGGGTGAACAGCTCCCGCACCGGCGCGCCCGCGGACCAGGCGAGGTGCAGCGGGTTGAGCGCGGTGCCCTCCGGCTCGGCGACGGCGGACGGCACCGCCAACCCCGCGCCCACACAGCGCCGTCCGGTCTCCCGCAGCAGCCCGGCGCCCGCCTCGACCACGGCGCCCAGCACCTGGGCCGGGTCGGCGGGCACGGTCATGCAGCCGGGCGCGGTGGCGACGATCCGGCCGCCGAGTCCGACGAGCGCGGCGCGGAAGCCGTCGGAGTGCACCTGGGCGGCGAGGACGACGGGGCCGTTCGGGGCGATCGCGAGCCGGTGCGAGGGACGCCCCTGGGAGCCCGCGGCGCCGCCCGGCCGCGCGTCGACCTGGATGAGGCCGAGCGCCTCCAGCTCGGCCGCGACGGCGCCGGCGGTGGCGCGGGTCACGCCGAGTTCGGCGGTCAGCACGGCACGGGTGGGCGCGCGGCCGGTGTGTACGAGCTCCAGTGCCGGGCCGAGCGCACTTCGGCCCCGCTCCAGCCTTGTCCGAGTCTGGGTCACAGCCCTATTCTCACTTTGTGCCGACGCTAAACAAAATACGGGCGGCTATGCGCGGGCAAACGGCGGGCAACGCGCCGGATCCCGCCCTCTCCCGCCTCCGCGCAGCCCTGACCCTCTTCTTCGCGCTCGACGGCTTCGTCTTCGCCGGTTGGGTGGTCCGCATCCCCGCCGTCAAGGAGCAGACCGGCGCTTCCCCCGGAGCGCTCGGACTCGCCCTGCTGGGCGTGTCGGCGGGCGCCGTGGCGACCATGGTCGTCACCGGGCGCCTGTGCCGCCGCTTCGGCAGCCACCCGATGACCGTGGCGGCCGCCGTCCTGATGTCGCTCAGCGTCGCACTGCCGCCGCTGACCCACTCGGCCCTCGCCCTGGGCCTGGTGTTGCTCGTCTTCGGCGCCGGGTTCGGCGGCCTCAACGTCGCCATGAACAGCGCCGCGGTCGACCTGGTCGCCGCCCTGCGACGCCCCGTCATGCCCACCCTGCACGCCGCCTTCAGCCTCGGCGGCATGGCCGGGGCGGGCCTCGGCGGACTGGTCGCCGGGCACCTGTCCGCCACCCGCCATCTGGCGCTGCTCGCCGCCGCCGGGGTACTGCTGGCCCTGTTCGCGGGCCGCACCCTGATCGCCCTACCCGCACCCACGGTTCCCGGCACGGCCGCGACCGCGACCCCGGACGGGTCGACCACGGGCGCCACGGCGTCGGACGACGGCCGGCCGCAAGCCGAGCGGCACTCCGCGCGGGCGGGCGGTTCCCGCTGGCCGGTACTGGTCTTCGGACTGATCGCCCTGTGCACGGCGTACGGCGAGGGCGCGATGGCCGACTGGGCCGCGCTCCACCTCGACCAGGACCTCGGCGCCTCCCCCGGCATGGCCGCCGCGGGCTACTCCCTCTTCGCCCTCGCCATGACCGTGGGCCGACTCACCGGCAGCGCCCTGCTGGAACGACTCGGCCAGACCCGGGCCCTGGTCGCGGGCGGCGCCACGGCCGCGGCCGGGATGCTGCTGGGCTCCCTCGCCCCCGTGCTTCCGCTCGCCCTGGCGGGGTTCGCGGTCACCGGCCTGGGCCTGGCCAACATCTTCCCGATCGCGATCGGCCGCGCGGGGGCGCTGGCCGGCCCCGACGGCGTCGCCACCGCGTCCACCCTCGGCTACGCGGGCATGCTGCTGGGCCCGCCGACGATCGGCTTCCTGGCGGACTGGAGTTCGCTCTCCACGGCCCTGACCACGGTGGCACTGCTGTCCGCGCTCGCCGCGGCCGTCGCGTACGGCACCCGGCACACGGTGCGCGACAGCGGGCGGCGCACGGCGGGGACGGAGCCGCGGTCCACGTGACGGGGCGACGCCCGGAGAGGGTTACTTGCGAGTAACAAAGCGTGCTAGCGTCGCCGGCATGGCCCGTAGATCACACTCAGCGCAGACCCTGCGGCGCGGCATCAACCTCTGGCCGCCGTTCCTGTTCGCCGGCGTGCGCGTGCTCCACATCGCCGACGACTGGAGCGGCGCACGGGTCCGGCTCCGCATGCACCGCTTCAACCGCAACTACGTGGGCACCCACTTCGGCGGCTCGCTGTTCGCCATGGCCGATCCGTTCTGGATGCTGCTCGTCATGAACAGCCTGGGCCGCGACTACATCGTGTGGGACAAGAAGGGCGAGATCGACTTCGTCTCCCCCGGGCGCGGGGACGTCTTCGCCGAGTTCAAGCTCACCGAGGACCGGCTGGAGGAGATCCGGCAGGCCACCGCGGACGGCTCCAAGGCTCTGCCCTGGTTCGAGAACGACGTGGTCGCGGCCGACGGTACGGTGGTGGCACGGGTCCGCAAACAGCTGTACGTGCGGCGCAAGGAGCGGGCCTGACCTGGAACGACGAACAGACGGCGGAGGGGTTCGGCATGGCGAGGGTCCGGAATCAGGCAGGGCGCGACGCGCTCACCGTGGAGATCGTGTTCGCGGTCTTCACCGGCGCGCTGCTCGCCGCTCCGCTCTTCGTGGCCGTCGCCTCCCCCGCGCTCTTCGGCGACCCCGACGAGGGCCGCGCGAGCGCCTGGATGGTCGCCGGCGCCATCACCGCGGCGGCCGGTTTCACGGTGCGCGTGGTGCGGGTGCTGCGGCGGTTCAGCCGAGCCGAACGGGCCTGAGCGGCGGCTGACCGCGCGGACGTGCCGGGACGGAACGCGCGACCGCGCGGACGCACGGTGCGAGCGGTCGTGCGACCCGCGCGGGCACGCGGAGCGGAGCGACCGGTGACGCGGACCGGCGGAGGCGTCACCCGGACGGCGCGCCGCCCGGACAGGGTGTCATCCGGACAGGGCGTCACCCACAAGGCGCGTCACCCACAGGGCGAGAGGCGGCGGATGTGACCGGGGAAGCGGCGGCGCGGGCCGCCGAGTGGCGATGTGCGGGGCTGCGTTGGGATCGCACGGGCCCCGCGCTGGCCTGGCAGCATCCGCTGCGCGGCCGCCGCACCTCGCCCCTCTCCCCCGGCCGGCCCCTGGCCTTCACCACCGGCGCGCGGCGCTCCTGCGTCGGCGTGCGGCGCGGCGACCGGCACACTCCCTGCCCCACGGCCGCGGAGGTGCCGGTCACGGCCGCCTCCGCCCAGTGCGCCGACTGTGCGCGGCTCGACCGCTCGTACTCGGTCGCCGCCGACACCCGCACCGACGACCCGCGCCCCTACGACGTCTACCTCGCCTGGTTCGGCCCCGGCCTGACGAAGGTCGGCATCACGGCGGCCGAGCGCGAGGGCGTCCGGCTGCTGGAGCAGGCCGCCCTCTCCTTCACGCTCCTGGGGCGCGGCCCGCTGATGGCGGCGCGCCGCGCGGAGGCGGTGTTGGGCGCCGCGCTCGGCGTCCCGGACCGCATCCCGTACGCCGCCAAGCGCGGCGGCCGTCTGGCGCCGCCGCCCCCGCGCGAGCGCGCCACCGAGCTGGCGACCCTCTACGGGCGGGCTCGCGAACTGCCGGGCTGGCCCGAGTCCCTGGAGGCGCTGCCCTGTGCGCCGGTCCACCATGACGAGATCTTCGGCCTCGGCCGTATCCGCTCCCTGGACGGCGTCGTCGCCCTCGCCCCCGGCAGCACGGTGGCGGGGACCGTCGAGGCCGTCGCCGGGCCGGATGTGCACCTGCGCACGGCGGACGGCCGG
Coding sequences:
- a CDS encoding SHOCT domain-containing protein; the protein is MDPLAHAFADGGGPGPWILLVPLVWALVVVGGIALLRGTVWRGRGPSPKERAEAHGEPSPIALLGRRFAAGEIDEDEYRRRLSVLDERFGRHGGGKGAAA
- a CDS encoding ROK family protein, with protein sequence MTQTRTRLERGRSALGPALELVHTGRAPTRAVLTAELGVTRATAGAVAAELEALGLIQVDARPGGAAGSQGRPSHRLAIAPNGPVVLAAQVHSDGFRAALVGLGGRIVATAPGCMTVPADPAQVLGAVVEAGAGLLRETGRRCVGAGLAVPSAVAEPEGTALNPLHLAWSAGAPVRELFTRSLAAADIPHEGFAGNDVNLAALAEHRHGAGRGAQHLLCVATGHRGVGGALVLDGRLHTGSAGLALEVGHLTVNPEGAPCHCGSRGCLDIEADPLAFLTAAGREPGPEVSLLQQARELLRAEYGEPVGAGVPGESAADDAAGTAAATGGRGASDVTSGDAVGPAVAAAPDGGAGSVPRDPRVRAATHQLIDRLGLGLAGLVNILNPDRIILGGLHRELLEADPERLRAVVAERSLWGRSGGVPILPCTLDYNSLVGAAELAWQPVLDDPLGALTTA
- a CDS encoding ABC transporter permease, with the translated sequence MTGPRAALRLSRASLRAHKRRFAGTFLAVVLGVAFLGATLVMGDTLRAGFDTMFGEATGGTDAVVRSRDVITVSGQTQGTREPVPTELARTVARVPGVAAAEPDIRGAGQLVGRDGEPVGGQGPPTLAGNWIDDPRLNPYRLAEGRAPRVSGEAVVNRGAAKEGGLRVGDTAVLRTPDPVTVRIVGLASFGGEDGMGKTTFTGLTRADAEKYLSARPGRAADILVRADPGVGQRELVAALTPVLPHGIEAVTGQESAEESLDLVSGAFLTLFTSFLLVFAGIALLVAVFTIHNTLAIVVAQRTRENALLRALGAARSQVVGATLAEAAAVAVVASLAGLAGGIGLAAGFRALLPALGFPFPGGDLVITAGSLLLPCAVGLTVCVASALLPAVRAGRTAPLAALRETAAPPTGVPRRRTAVGAGLAVAGVALTATGAAGAPSLTLTAAGALLTLAALLVLGPVLAGAAVRVMSAPLVRLRGVTGRLARRNALRSPRRTAATAAALMVGVAVVSLFTVFAASVKTTLNQTVARGFAGDVAVSAPGFGAGGSGLSPRLAPALGALPEVETALGLGRGVAKVDGGGRSLTVTDPAALAAVLDLGRVEGSLRTLGTGGLAVSADEADRRGWRVGSTARLTFADGVTRPFTVQAVYAEDGLAGDYVLGRAAWAPHRGQEADTLVAVAFEDGVSAADGKAAVSRAAAAYGSPEVRTREEYAASSAGGIDMMLSLVYALLALAVLIAVLGIANTLGLAVHERTRELGLLRAVGQTRSQLRAMVRWESVLVAAFGTVGGLALGGFLGWALVRASDSERAGAFTLPAVPLAVVALVGVAAGVLAGLRPARRAARRDLLRAVAAE
- a CDS encoding TetR/AcrR family transcriptional regulator, with amino-acid sequence MYSDHMSTTERLIESTQELLWERGYVGTSPKAIQQRAGAGQGSMYHHFRGKPDLALTAIRRTAEQLRAAAEASFSAPGAGAYERVRGYLLRERDVLRGCPVGRLTMDPDVIADPELRRPVEETLDWLRGRLAEIVAEGQRQGEFVADLDPARIAATVVATVQGGYVLARAAGTTTHFDLAVRGLLDLLAAARTPAA
- a CDS encoding phosphotriesterase, with protein sequence MRTVLGDVPAAELGVCDAHDHLFLRSPLLPGQELDDPAAAADELRAFAAAGGRAVVQWTPYGMGRGAGHLAELSRATGVRIVAATGLHQARHYAPALLDRVRDRLAELFLAELTLGIGRVEGIEGFEPSTDLEVPGSGGGAARRATHAGHDAETPPRVERDRVTAPRAERDTETPPRAERVSETSPRAGLIKVAGGFHGLDAHARATMAAAAVAHHRTGAPIGVHLELGTGALDVLDLLCGELGVAPDRVILGHLNRSPDLPVHRKAAELGAYLAFDGPSHAHHATDWRLSDALSALADAGHADRLLLGGDTTTAAARFVNGGPGLPHLLRGLRARLELSLPAELVTRVFTANPARAFAVDWPAPAG
- a CDS encoding ATP-binding protein — protein: MISRPSRHCTVELQALPARIGQVRRIVSAQLRYWHLDELIDPAALGVTELLTNVHRHAEPDKECTVEIVLMLDRLTVSVRDRDPRLPSLGDADPVSTHGRGLALVEAVSESWGMHARDDGSGKVVWFTLAVPQTTAPARSPFATHGTGRAAPPDRRDPVRPPATPVNIRERAKSGVAG
- a CDS encoding DUF4865 family protein, with the protein product MHAMQYRITLPADYDMTIIRRRVRTKGHLLDDFPGLGLKAYGIRERGVDGSPVNAYAPFYLWTSTEAMNGFLWGPGFRGLSHDFGRPTVENWLGLGFARGPATAAAPGFFSRRAEPVPAGTDPDAAVERALEELEHRAAADGVHCAAVGIDPHRWELLHFTLWADAAPTADGELYQVLHLSAPHLDELPRGRGW
- a CDS encoding cupin domain-containing protein, coding for MEITRNRPDTRPGPPERFTGTVWLDELAAPPAPSRLRLFSVHFAPGARTFWHRHPHGQVLHVTEGVGLVQRAGGPLEEIRAGDTVWIAPGEEHWHGAGPRTFMTHLAVVEAAADGTTTEWVAPVGEDVYPA